From a region of the Paralichthys olivaceus isolate ysfri-2021 chromosome 4, ASM2471397v2, whole genome shotgun sequence genome:
- the fgfr1a gene encoding fibroblast growth factor receptor 1-A isoform X2, giving the protein MPQNSEWSSSRRKAKSCSYLSRMLMRQSLLLFLALFAHVLRTQGRPANTDEVLVETQAELFTLYLGEHLDLSCSAKEQIHAVNWTKDHVVVVDGEHTHIRNGQLEIKAVELTDSGLYACTTFGNHSLYFNVTVDMASSEDDDEDEESSSEEAKLLGSQKLLPMAPQWAHPEKMEKKLHAVPASKTVKFRCQASGNPTPTLKWYKNGKEFKRDHRIGGFKVRDHVWTIIMESVVPSDKGNYTCVVENQYGSINHTYQLDVVERSPHRPILQAGLPANRTVAVGSDVEFECKVFSDPQPHIQWLKHIEVNGSRVGHDGLPYVRVLKTAGLNTTDKEMEVLQLRNVSFDDAGEYTCLAGNSIGFSHHSAWLTVFEAVTHYPPASHTYLEVVIYCVGFFFIAVMIAIAVIVKIRTSSKKSDFNSQLAVHKLAKSIPLRRQVSVDSSSSIHSGVMLVRPSRLSSSGSPMLSGVSEYELPQDPRWELSRGRLVLGKPLGEGCFGQVVMGEVLGLDKEKPNRVSKVAVKMLKSDATEKDLSDLISEMEMMKIIGKHKNIINLLGACTQDGPLYVIVEYASKGNLREYLRERRPPGMEYCYNPDQVPVENMSIKDLVSCAYQVARGMEYLASKKCIHRDLAARNVLVTEDNVMKIADFGLARDIHHIDYYKKTTNGRLPVKWMAPEALFDRIYTHQSDVWSFGVLLWEIFTLGGSPYPGVPVEELFKLLKEGHRMDKPSTCTHELYMMMRDCWHAVPSQRPTFKQLVEDLDRCLAMTSNQEYLELSVPLDQYSPSYPDTRSSTCSSGEDSVFSHEAGAEEPCLPKFPPHSNGAAIKKR; this is encoded by the exons ATGCCCCAAAATTCTGAATGGAGTTCCAGTCGCAGAAAAGCCAAAAGTTGTAGCTACCTCAGCAGGATGCTGATGAGGCAAAGTTTACTTCTGTTTCTGGCTTTATTTGCCCACGTTTTAAGGACGCAGGGTCGACCAGCCAATACTGATGAAG TCCTTGTGGAAACACAAGCAGAGCTGTTCACGCTCTACCTTGGTGAGCATCTGGATCTTAGTTGCTCTGCCAAGGAACAAATCCATGCTGTCAACTGGACCAAAGACCATGTGGTTGTAGTCgatggagaacacacacacatccgcaATGGGCAGCTGGAGATCAAGGCGGTGGAGCTGACGGACTCTGGTCTGTACGCATGCACCACCTTTGGCAACCACAGCCTCTACTTCAACGTCACAG TTGATATGGCATCAtctgaggatgatgatgaagatgaggagtcTTCATCAGAGGAGGCCAAACTGTTGGGCAGTCAGAAACTACTGC CAATGGCTCCACAGTGGGCTCATCCagaaaaaatggagaaaaagctTCACGCTGTCCCAGCCAGTAAGACAGTGAAGTTTCGGTGCCAGGCCAGCGGCAACCCTACTCCTACTTTGAAATGGTACAAGAATGGAAAAGAGTTCAAGAGAGACCATCGCATCGGAGGCTTCAAG GTGCGTGACCACGTCTGGACCATCATCATGGAATCTGTAGTTCCCTCTGACAAGGGAAACTATACCTGTGTGGTGGAAAACCAGTATGGCAGCATCAATCACACCTACCAGCTAGATGTAGTCG agcGGTCTCCCCACAGGCCGATCCTGCAGGCTGGTCTACCAGCTAATCGTACAGTAGCAGTGGGCAGTGACGTAGAGTTCGAGTGCAAGGTGTTCAGTGACCCTCAGCCTCACATCCAGTGGCTGAAGCACATCGAGGTGAACGGGAGCCGCGTTGGTCATGATGGTTTACCTTACGTCCGTGTCCTCAAG ACCGCTGGCCTTAACACCACGGACAAGGAAATGGAAGTCCTCCAActgagaaatgtgtcttttgatGACGCTGGGGAGTATACCTGCTTGGCGGGCAATTCTATCGGGTTCTCTCATCACTCTGCATGGTTGACCGTTTTTGAAG CTGTTACACACTACCCACCGGCCAGCCACACCTACCTGGAGGTGGTCATCTACTGCGTGGGTTTCTTCTTCATCGCCGTCATGATCGCCATCGCAGTTATCGTCAAGATTCGCACCTCCTCGAAGAAGAGTGActtcaacagtcagctggctgTCCACAAGCTGGCCAAAAGCATCCCTCTGCGCAGACAG GTGTCTGTGGACTCCAGCTCCTCCATCCACTCTGGAGTGATGCTGGTTCGCCCCTCCCGCCTCTCTTCCAGTGGATCTCCAATGCTGTCAGGCGTGTCAGAGTATGAACTGCCCCAAGATCCCCGCTGGGAGCTGTCCCGGGGCAG ACTTGTTCTCGGGAAGCCGCTTGGTGAAGGCTGTTTCGGTCAGGTGGTGATGGGGGAGGTGCTGGGTCTCGACAAAGAGAAACCAAACCGGGTGTCCAAGGttgcagtgaaaatgttgaaat CTGATGCCACAGAGAAAGACCTGTCAGACCTGATATcagagatggagatgatgaagatTATTGGGAAGCACAAGAACATCATTAATCTGCTGGGAGCCTGTACACAGGACG GTCCTCTGTATGTGATAGTAGAGTACGCATCCAAGGGAAACTTGAGGGAGTACTTGAGAGAACGGCGCCCCCCAGGCATGGAGTACTGTTACAACCCAGACCAGGTTCCTGTGGAGAACATGTCCATTAAAGACCTGGTGTCCTGTGCTTACCAAGTGGCTCGAGGCATGGAGTATTTGGCCTCTAAGAAG tgcaTCCACAGAGATCTTGCCGCTCGCAATGTTTTGGTAACAGAGGACAATGTGATGAAAATAGCTGACTTTGGCCTGGCTAGAGATATCCACCACATTGATTACTATAAGAAGACCACCAAT GGTCGTCTACCAGTCAAGTGGATGGCTCCCGAGGCTCTGTTCGACCGGATATACACACACCAAAGTGATGT CTGGTCATTTGGGGTGCTGCTTTGGGAGATCTTCACCCTGGGAGGCTCCCCATATCCCGGCGTCCCAGTGGAAGAGCTGTTCAAGCTGCTGAAGGAAGGTCACCGTATGGACAAGCCCTCAACGTGCACACACGAGCT GTACATGATGATGAGGGACTGCTGGCACGCTGTGCCCTCTCAGAGACCCACATTCAAACAGCTGGTAGAGGATCTAGATCGCTGTTTGGCCATGACATCCAATCAG GAGTATTTGGAGCTCTCAGTGCCTCTGGACCAATACTCCCCCAGCTACCCCGACACCCGCAGCTCCACCTGCTCCTCCGGCGAGGACTCAGTCTTCTCCCACGAAGCTGGAGCAGAGGAGCCGTGCCTGCCAAAGTTCCCTCCCCACTCCAACGGGGCAGCCATTAAGAAACGCTGA
- the fgfr1a gene encoding fibroblast growth factor receptor 1-A isoform X1 — MPQNSEWSSSRRKAKSCSYLSRMLMRQSLLLFLALFAHVLRTQGRPANTDEVLVETQAELFTLYLGEHLDLSCSAKEQIHAVNWTKDHVVVVDGEHTHIRNGQLEIKAVELTDSGLYACTTFGNHSLYFNVTVDMASSEDDDEDEESSSEEAKLLGSQKLLPMAPQWAHPEKMEKKLHAVPASKTVKFRCQASGNPTPTLKWYKNGKEFKRDHRIGGFKVRDHVWTIIMESVVPSDKGNYTCVVENQYGSINHTYQLDVVERSPHRPILQAGLPANRTVAVGSDVEFECKVFSDPQPHIQWLKHIEVNGSRVGHDGLPYVRVLKHSGVNSSDAQVLTLYNVTEEESGEYICKVSNYIGEANQSAWLTVTRYEPTAVTHYPPASHTYLEVVIYCVGFFFIAVMIAIAVIVKIRTSSKKSDFNSQLAVHKLAKSIPLRRQVSVDSSSSIHSGVMLVRPSRLSSSGSPMLSGVSEYELPQDPRWELSRGRLVLGKPLGEGCFGQVVMGEVLGLDKEKPNRVSKVAVKMLKSDATEKDLSDLISEMEMMKIIGKHKNIINLLGACTQDGPLYVIVEYASKGNLREYLRERRPPGMEYCYNPDQVPVENMSIKDLVSCAYQVARGMEYLASKKCIHRDLAARNVLVTEDNVMKIADFGLARDIHHIDYYKKTTNGRLPVKWMAPEALFDRIYTHQSDVWSFGVLLWEIFTLGGSPYPGVPVEELFKLLKEGHRMDKPSTCTHELYMMMRDCWHAVPSQRPTFKQLVEDLDRCLAMTSNQEYLELSVPLDQYSPSYPDTRSSTCSSGEDSVFSHEAGAEEPCLPKFPPHSNGAAIKKR; from the exons ATGCCCCAAAATTCTGAATGGAGTTCCAGTCGCAGAAAAGCCAAAAGTTGTAGCTACCTCAGCAGGATGCTGATGAGGCAAAGTTTACTTCTGTTTCTGGCTTTATTTGCCCACGTTTTAAGGACGCAGGGTCGACCAGCCAATACTGATGAAG TCCTTGTGGAAACACAAGCAGAGCTGTTCACGCTCTACCTTGGTGAGCATCTGGATCTTAGTTGCTCTGCCAAGGAACAAATCCATGCTGTCAACTGGACCAAAGACCATGTGGTTGTAGTCgatggagaacacacacacatccgcaATGGGCAGCTGGAGATCAAGGCGGTGGAGCTGACGGACTCTGGTCTGTACGCATGCACCACCTTTGGCAACCACAGCCTCTACTTCAACGTCACAG TTGATATGGCATCAtctgaggatgatgatgaagatgaggagtcTTCATCAGAGGAGGCCAAACTGTTGGGCAGTCAGAAACTACTGC CAATGGCTCCACAGTGGGCTCATCCagaaaaaatggagaaaaagctTCACGCTGTCCCAGCCAGTAAGACAGTGAAGTTTCGGTGCCAGGCCAGCGGCAACCCTACTCCTACTTTGAAATGGTACAAGAATGGAAAAGAGTTCAAGAGAGACCATCGCATCGGAGGCTTCAAG GTGCGTGACCACGTCTGGACCATCATCATGGAATCTGTAGTTCCCTCTGACAAGGGAAACTATACCTGTGTGGTGGAAAACCAGTATGGCAGCATCAATCACACCTACCAGCTAGATGTAGTCG agcGGTCTCCCCACAGGCCGATCCTGCAGGCTGGTCTACCAGCTAATCGTACAGTAGCAGTGGGCAGTGACGTAGAGTTCGAGTGCAAGGTGTTCAGTGACCCTCAGCCTCACATCCAGTGGCTGAAGCACATCGAGGTGAACGGGAGCCGCGTTGGTCATGATGGTTTACCTTACGTCCGTGTCCTCAAG catTCTGGGGTCAATAGTTCGGACGCTCAGGTGCTGACCCTCTACAATGTGACTGAGGAGGAGAGCGGAGAGTATATATGTAAAGTGTCCAATTATATAGGAGAGGCCAATCAGTCGGCCTGGCTGACTGTCACCAGATATGAGCCCACAG CTGTTACACACTACCCACCGGCCAGCCACACCTACCTGGAGGTGGTCATCTACTGCGTGGGTTTCTTCTTCATCGCCGTCATGATCGCCATCGCAGTTATCGTCAAGATTCGCACCTCCTCGAAGAAGAGTGActtcaacagtcagctggctgTCCACAAGCTGGCCAAAAGCATCCCTCTGCGCAGACAG GTGTCTGTGGACTCCAGCTCCTCCATCCACTCTGGAGTGATGCTGGTTCGCCCCTCCCGCCTCTCTTCCAGTGGATCTCCAATGCTGTCAGGCGTGTCAGAGTATGAACTGCCCCAAGATCCCCGCTGGGAGCTGTCCCGGGGCAG ACTTGTTCTCGGGAAGCCGCTTGGTGAAGGCTGTTTCGGTCAGGTGGTGATGGGGGAGGTGCTGGGTCTCGACAAAGAGAAACCAAACCGGGTGTCCAAGGttgcagtgaaaatgttgaaat CTGATGCCACAGAGAAAGACCTGTCAGACCTGATATcagagatggagatgatgaagatTATTGGGAAGCACAAGAACATCATTAATCTGCTGGGAGCCTGTACACAGGACG GTCCTCTGTATGTGATAGTAGAGTACGCATCCAAGGGAAACTTGAGGGAGTACTTGAGAGAACGGCGCCCCCCAGGCATGGAGTACTGTTACAACCCAGACCAGGTTCCTGTGGAGAACATGTCCATTAAAGACCTGGTGTCCTGTGCTTACCAAGTGGCTCGAGGCATGGAGTATTTGGCCTCTAAGAAG tgcaTCCACAGAGATCTTGCCGCTCGCAATGTTTTGGTAACAGAGGACAATGTGATGAAAATAGCTGACTTTGGCCTGGCTAGAGATATCCACCACATTGATTACTATAAGAAGACCACCAAT GGTCGTCTACCAGTCAAGTGGATGGCTCCCGAGGCTCTGTTCGACCGGATATACACACACCAAAGTGATGT CTGGTCATTTGGGGTGCTGCTTTGGGAGATCTTCACCCTGGGAGGCTCCCCATATCCCGGCGTCCCAGTGGAAGAGCTGTTCAAGCTGCTGAAGGAAGGTCACCGTATGGACAAGCCCTCAACGTGCACACACGAGCT GTACATGATGATGAGGGACTGCTGGCACGCTGTGCCCTCTCAGAGACCCACATTCAAACAGCTGGTAGAGGATCTAGATCGCTGTTTGGCCATGACATCCAATCAG GAGTATTTGGAGCTCTCAGTGCCTCTGGACCAATACTCCCCCAGCTACCCCGACACCCGCAGCTCCACCTGCTCCTCCGGCGAGGACTCAGTCTTCTCCCACGAAGCTGGAGCAGAGGAGCCGTGCCTGCCAAAGTTCCCTCCCCACTCCAACGGGGCAGCCATTAAGAAACGCTGA
- the ankrd39 gene encoding ankyrin repeat domain-containing protein 39 — MASDRPHCSCCSHPVSSPSVYQTLDEMDFERGIWSAAMDGDLERVKSLIQKGTDINLRDSSGYTALHYASRSGNFAVCKFLLENGACASPQTPGGATPLHRSAYCGHLDVVRLLLHHRSNPTLCDDDGASPLHKAAEQGHEEVCRLLVENCPALCSQKNKRLQLSHQLAQQGDLQELLKPPW; from the exons ATGGCGTCTGACAGACCTCATTGCTCGTGCTGCTCCcatcctgtctcctctcccaGTGTTTACCAGACTCTGGATGAAATGGATTTTGAACGAG GCATCTGGTCTGCTGCAATGGACGGTGACCTGGAGAGGGTAAAGTCTTTGATCCAGAAGGGCACAGACATCAACCTGAGAGACTCTTCTGGATACACAGCTCTG CACTATGCAAGTCGCAGTGGCAATTTTGCTGTGTGCAAGTTTCTTCTAGAGAATGGTGCATGCGCGTCTCCTCAGACACCAGGCGGTGCCACGCCGCTCCACCGATCAGCGTACTGCGGTCACTTGGATGTGGTTAGACTCCTTCTGCACCACCGGTCAAATCCTACGCTCTGTGATGACGACGGAGCATCCCCTTTACACAAG GCTGCAGAACAGGGTCATGAAGAGGTGTGTCGGCTGCTTGTTGAGAACTGTCCAGCACTTTGCAGCCAGAAGAACAAGAGGCTCCAGCTGTCCCACCAGCTGGCACAGCAGGGAGATCTGCAGGAGCTCTTAAAGCCACCATGGTGA
- the kctd9a gene encoding BTB/POZ domain-containing protein KCTD9a isoform X2, giving the protein MRRVTLFVNGTSKNGKVVAVYGTLSDLLSVASNKLGIKASSLYNGKGGLIDDIALIRDDDVLYVSEGDPFIGPQDEAKVRSDLHGAQTDWLTLNIGGRLFTTTRSTLVSKEPESMLAHMFREKDVWGNKQDEHGAYLIDRSPEYFEPILNYLRHGQLIINEGINIRGVLEEARFFGIEQLAEQLEAAIKNSQPPEDHSPISRKELVRFLLATPTKSELRCQGLNFSGADLSRLDLRYINFKMANLSRCNLTHANLCCSNLERADLSGANLDGANLQGVKMLCSNAEGASLKGCNFEDPSGLKANLEGANLKGVDMEGSQMTGINLRVATLKNAKLKNCNLRGATLAGTDLENCDLSGCDLQEANLRGSNVKGAIFEEMLTPLHMSQSVR; this is encoded by the exons ATGAGAAGAGTCACGTTGTTTGTTAACGGGACGTCTAAAAATGGCAAG GTTGTAGCAGTGTACGGGACCTTGTCTGACTTACTATCTGTAGCCAGCAATAAGTTAGGAATCAAAGCCTCTAGTTTATACAATGGTAAAGGTGGCCTGATAGACGACATAGCCCTCATCAG AGACGACGATGTGCTGTACGTTTCAGAGGGAGATCCATTCATCG GTCCTCAAGATGAAGCCAAGGTCAGATCTGATCTGCATGGAGCTCAAACCGACTGGCTGACCCTCAATATTGGCGGGCGCCTCTTCACCACCACCAG GAGCACATTGGTCAGCAAAGAGCCAGAGAGTATGCTTGCTCATATGTTCAGAGAGAAag ATGTGTGGGGGAACAAGCAGGATGAGCATGGGGCTTACCTAATCGACCGCAGCCCTGAATACTTTGAGCCTATTCTCAACTACCTGAGACACGGTCAGCTCATTATCAATGAAGGCATAAATATACGAG GAGTCCTCGAGGAGGCTCGGTTCTTTGGAATTGAGCAGTTGGCTGAACAGCTGGAAGCAGCAATCAAG AACTCACAGCCACCGGAGGACCACTCTCCCATTTCCCGTAAAGAGTTAGTTCGTTTTCTTCTGGCAACGCCCACCAAGTCTGAGCTCCGCTGTCAG GGACTTAATTTCAGTGGTGCCGATCTGTCCCGACTTGATCTGCGCTACATAAATTTTAAAATGGCCAATCTGAGCCGCTGCAATCTGACTCATGCCAACCTGTGCTGTTCCAATCTGGAGCGGGCCGATCTCTCTGGAGCCAACCTGGAT GGGGCGAACTTACAAGGGGTGAAGATGCTCTGTTCGAATGCTGAGGGAGCTTCTCTCAAAGGTTGTAATTTTGAAGATCCCTCTGGACTGAAGGCCAACCTGGAAG GTGCCAATCTGAAAGGGGTTGACATGGAAGGAAGCCAAATGACCGGCATCAACCTGCGTGTGGCCACTCTGAAAAATGCAAAGCTGAAGAACTGTAACCTCCGGGGAGCCACTTTAGCAGGGACTGATCTCGAG
- the kctd9a gene encoding BTB/POZ domain-containing protein KCTD9a isoform X1 encodes MRRVTLFVNGTSKNGKVVAVYGTLSDLLSVASNKLGIKASSLYNGKGGLIDDIALIRDDDVLYVSEGDPFIGPQDEAKVRSDLHGAQTDWLTLNIGGRLFTTTRSTLVSKEPESMLAHMFREKDVWGNKQDEHGAYLIDRSPEYFEPILNYLRHGQLIINEGINIRGVLEEARFFGIEQLAEQLEAAIKVTGRGEGKYLACINVMLPLNELCSFSLQNSQPPEDHSPISRKELVRFLLATPTKSELRCQGLNFSGADLSRLDLRYINFKMANLSRCNLTHANLCCSNLERADLSGANLDGANLQGVKMLCSNAEGASLKGCNFEDPSGLKANLEGANLKGVDMEGSQMTGINLRVATLKNAKLKNCNLRGATLAGTDLENCDLSGCDLQEANLRGSNVKGAIFEEMLTPLHMSQSVR; translated from the exons ATGAGAAGAGTCACGTTGTTTGTTAACGGGACGTCTAAAAATGGCAAG GTTGTAGCAGTGTACGGGACCTTGTCTGACTTACTATCTGTAGCCAGCAATAAGTTAGGAATCAAAGCCTCTAGTTTATACAATGGTAAAGGTGGCCTGATAGACGACATAGCCCTCATCAG AGACGACGATGTGCTGTACGTTTCAGAGGGAGATCCATTCATCG GTCCTCAAGATGAAGCCAAGGTCAGATCTGATCTGCATGGAGCTCAAACCGACTGGCTGACCCTCAATATTGGCGGGCGCCTCTTCACCACCACCAG GAGCACATTGGTCAGCAAAGAGCCAGAGAGTATGCTTGCTCATATGTTCAGAGAGAAag ATGTGTGGGGGAACAAGCAGGATGAGCATGGGGCTTACCTAATCGACCGCAGCCCTGAATACTTTGAGCCTATTCTCAACTACCTGAGACACGGTCAGCTCATTATCAATGAAGGCATAAATATACGAG GAGTCCTCGAGGAGGCTCGGTTCTTTGGAATTGAGCAGTTGGCTGAACAGCTGGAAGCAGCAATCAAGGTAACAGGAAGAGGGGAAGGCAAATATCTTGCATGTATAAATGTGATGCTTCCCTTAAATGAACTCTGCTCATTTTCATTACAGAACTCACAGCCACCGGAGGACCACTCTCCCATTTCCCGTAAAGAGTTAGTTCGTTTTCTTCTGGCAACGCCCACCAAGTCTGAGCTCCGCTGTCAG GGACTTAATTTCAGTGGTGCCGATCTGTCCCGACTTGATCTGCGCTACATAAATTTTAAAATGGCCAATCTGAGCCGCTGCAATCTGACTCATGCCAACCTGTGCTGTTCCAATCTGGAGCGGGCCGATCTCTCTGGAGCCAACCTGGAT GGGGCGAACTTACAAGGGGTGAAGATGCTCTGTTCGAATGCTGAGGGAGCTTCTCTCAAAGGTTGTAATTTTGAAGATCCCTCTGGACTGAAGGCCAACCTGGAAG GTGCCAATCTGAAAGGGGTTGACATGGAAGGAAGCCAAATGACCGGCATCAACCTGCGTGTGGCCACTCTGAAAAATGCAAAGCTGAAGAACTGTAACCTCCGGGGAGCCACTTTAGCAGGGACTGATCTCGAG